Genomic window (Methanococcus voltae):
TATTACCCTTATTACCCTTATTACCATTATTAGTATCATCTAATTTTGATAAATTTAATAAATTTTCTAAAATTTCGGTTGTAGATGTGGAATTTAGCAAATTTAAAGCATTTTCGTGGTTTATCACAAAATCACCATAGTTTATTTTTAATTTATTAATTTTTTAATCTTTTATCTTTTTATCTTTTTATCTTTTAATTATTTTTAATAGAGGTTATATAAAGTAGTTTAATTTAATTCATTATTACTTAAAAAAGATTATCCTCCGGAAACTACGGGCAATACTCGTAATTTGTCGTTTTCTTGTACTATATCATCGTTAGATAGTATTTCACCATTTTTAATTATCAATACATCTTCTAATTGCATTAATTTAATGATATCGCCCACAGTACTATTTTTTTTAAGTTCTATCGTTTTATTTGCATTGTTGTGATTTATTATGATTTTAATTATATTGTTTTTATCCAGATTGTTTAAATTATCCAAAAAATCACCTTATTATTGTAATTTTGGCCTAATGATTAATTATCCTTTGTATTTTTTATTTTATATATCTTCTTAATTAATCTTTTATTACTATTTATCGGATTAATTTGATATATTTATATATAATAAAAATATATGGTATTTTGATTTATAATGATTAATCATTATAATTAAAAAGATACTTAAATATGGGAATTATGCAATTTAACTATTTGAATAGCTTTGTTATCAGCTTTTATCAGCTTTGTTGTTGGGTGATTTTATGTACCAAATATTAACCGTCTTTTCAGACATATTTGAAAATATAAAAAGACTTGCGGAAAATTATTTTGCATTATGGGTTATATTGGGCTCAATAATTGGATTTTTTAACGCAGATGTTTTTTCGTGGGCTTTACCACATATATCATTGTTTTTAGGAATTATAATGTTTGGTATGGGGATGAGTCTTAATTTTAATGATTTTAAGATAGTTTTCCAAAGACCGAAAGATGTTTTATTAGGTATGGGCTTACAATTTACGTTAATGCCCCTTTTAGCATATATTATTGCAGTAGCTTTGCAATTGCCTCCTGAATTGGCTGTGGGTGTAATCTTATTAGGTTGTTGTCCTGGAGGAACAGCTTCAAACGTAATTACGTACCTTGCAAGGGGAGATGTGGCTCTCTCTGTAGCAATTACAACAGTTTCTACGATTATAGCACCATTAATAACTCCAATATTGACTTTAATACTTGCTCATCAATGGGTGGGTATTCCAGCTTCTTCAATGATACAGTCAATATTTTTAATTGTACTTTTACCTGTAACATTGGGTTTAGTCCTAAATGGATTAATGGGCGAAAAATTAGAACCTTTTAGGTCATCAATGCCGTTAGTATCCGTAATAGCTATTGTTTTAATTGTTGGGGCAATCATTGGTGTAAATGCGGATAAAATAATTACTTCTGGACTTTTGGTACTACTTGCAGTTATTTTGCACAATGGGCTCGGTTTATTAATTAGCTATGGAATTACAAAAAAATTAGGCGTCTCAGAAGCTAAAAGAAGGGCGATAGTGGTTGAAGTAGGTGTTCAAAACTCTGGTTTATCCGTAGCACTGGCAACACAGTATTTTTCACCGTTTTCAGCAGTTCCAGGTGCAATATTCAGTGTTTGGCACAATATAACAGGGCCAATATTGGCTAATTATTGGACTAAAAAAGACAGGGAAATGGAAGGTAGGTTATCAAAAAAACAAAGTTTGATAGATGTAGGCATAAAAAATTATGAAAATAAACCTAAAGCTAAAAAATAAGATATAAAATAGTAAAATAGTAAAATAATAAAATAATAAAATAATTTAATAATATTAATTAAATAATTAAACTTTTTAAATAATTTACTTTATCATTCATTTGTTTTTTAGATTTTGCTTCTAAATTAAGTCTTAGTAAAGGCTCCGTATTTGAAGCACGTAAGTTAAACCACCAATCATTACAATATATCGAAATTCCATCAATTGTTTCTATTTTACAGTCTTTAAAGTGGTCTTTGATAGTTTCGATAGTTTTTTCTTGTGCAATTTTATCTATCAATTTAAAGTTTATTTCCCCACTATGGTAATAAACTTCATACTGTTTTGCCAATTCTGATAATTTCATATTATTATCTGTCATTGCCTCAACAACGTATTTTAAAGCCAATAATGGGCTTTCAAAGTATCCTATCTCTTTAAAGTAAAAGTGATTACTAAATTCACCTGCAAAATCCGCATCAATTTCGTGCATCAATTTTTTGATGAAATAATGACCTACACGTGTTTTAATAGCTTCAGCATCGTGTTTTTTAACTAATTCGGGCACAATATTACTACATCTTAAATCATAAACTATTTTAGGGGTGTTAATACAAGGTTTACCGTCTTTTGTAAGTTTGGTTGTATAACATACAATTTTTTTCGCCATATCATCAGTATTATTAATATTATTAATATTATTAGTATCTTTAGTATCTTTAGTATCGTTAATATCTTTAGTATCCTCGGACTTATTTATTGGATGACAAGTGCATTCACATTCGT
Coding sequences:
- a CDS encoding MoaD/ThiS family protein, which codes for MDNLNNLDKNNIIKIIINHNNANKTIELKKNSTVGDIIKLMQLEDVLIIKNGEILSNDDIVQENDKLRVLPVVSGG
- a CDS encoding bile acid:sodium symporter family protein, giving the protein MYQILTVFSDIFENIKRLAENYFALWVILGSIIGFFNADVFSWALPHISLFLGIIMFGMGMSLNFNDFKIVFQRPKDVLLGMGLQFTLMPLLAYIIAVALQLPPELAVGVILLGCCPGGTASNVITYLARGDVALSVAITTVSTIIAPLITPILTLILAHQWVGIPASSMIQSIFLIVLLPVTLGLVLNGLMGEKLEPFRSSMPLVSVIAIVLIVGAIIGVNADKIITSGLLVLLAVILHNGLGLLISYGITKKLGVSEAKRRAIVVEVGVQNSGLSVALATQYFSPFSAVPGAIFSVWHNITGPILANYWTKKDREMEGRLSKKQSLIDVGIKNYENKPKAKK